The Streptomyces sp. V3I7 genome segment GTCCGCCTGGATCCCGTTCTGAGGTGAGAGCCGGACAACGGCCGGCTCCGCGGTGACTCTAACGCGGCGGCCTTGTGTTGAGTCACCGCAGGTCAGTGGCTTTCCTCCAGGAACGGACTGCGCGGTCCCGCCCAGGTGATGGCGAGCTGCTCGCGGGCCCTGGTAGCGGCGACGAACAGCAGCGAGCGCTCGCGCTGCAGGTCGCGGTCGTGTTGGAGACGGTCCTCGGAGATCGGGGTGACAGCGCCGGGCTGCGGCACATGGTCCGCGCCGACGCCGAATATCGCGACTGCCCGGTACTCGAGGCCCTTGATCCGGTGCATTGTCATCACGTGCACTCCGGAACCGATCGCCGGAGTCTGTCGCGGTCTCACCTTGACGGCCTTGATCCCCGCGTCGTTCAGCGCCTCTACGGCTGTGTCCGCGAGCTTGTTGGTCCGGGCCGTGACGACGATCTCCTCGTCCTTCAGGCCCTCGTCCAGCCAGCCCTTGACTCGATCGGCCAAGCCTGCGAGTTCGGCGGTCGTGGAGGAGTACTCGACCAGCTCGGGCTTGGCCCCGCCGAGTACGGACCGGTAGCCGCCGAGGTTCTCGGTCGCGTCGTCGAGGTCGTCGAAGGTCGCATCGCCCAACAGGCTCAAGGAAGTGCCGAGAATCTGTCGGGTCGTGCGGTAGTTCAGGGTCAGTCGCTTGGAGCGTCCGCCTCGCACATTGATGCCGTGGGCGCTCAACGCGGTCCGGTTGTCGTAGATCCGCTGGTGGGCGTCGCCGACGATGAAGAGGTCGTCCTCGCCGACCGGGACCAGCGCTCGCAGCAGTTTCCAGTGCGCGGCGTGCAGGTCCTGGGCCTCGTCCACGACGATGTGCCGGTACGGGCGGGTCTCGTCGCTCCAGCCGGAGGCGATACGGGCTGCCTGCGCGGCGAGTTGGGTGACGCCGACCTCGCCGGCCGCGTCCAGCCGGTGCTCGAAGGCCTCGATCAGTGCCCATACCTGCGCCCGTTCAGGACGGTTGAGGCGCCGACCGCGCCCGGCCCGGCCGGCGACGAGGTACTCGTCGCGGCTGCGCAGGTCCTGGGCGAGCACGACCTGCTTCCATTCGGCCTCCAGGAACCGCGCGTCCCAGCGGTGCGGCTGCTGTTCTTCGGCCAACTCCTCCCAGCGCCTGCGGATCTCGTCATCGCCCAGGGACTTGGGGGTTTTCGCGCCGAAGATCTCTTTGGCGATGCCGTAGGAGACCTTGTCGATGTTGCGGACATCGACTTTCGCGGTGAGCTGCGTGCCGCCGAGGTCCTCCAGCAGCGAGCGCAGGAGTTCGGCGAGGGTGGTGGTGTAGGTGGTGAGCAGGATCGCCTGGCCGGGAGGGAGCCGTTCGGCCAGGGCCTTGACCCGGTGCAGGGCCACAACGGTCTTGCCCGTGCCGGGGCCGCCGGTGACCCGGACCGAGCCCTTGTTGGGGGTCTTGCGCTCGGCCAGGGCGCGCTGGGCCGGGTGCAGGAAGATCCGCCAGGCGGACAACGGTTCGGACATGATGCGGCCGAACTCGGCGACGTCACCCGTGACGACGAAGGATTCCTTGGTCGCGGGGCGCTCGTTGGCGGCCTCGTAGTCGTCGGGGTCGACGGTGTCGCTGGTCGCGGCGACGGAGCTGACGTTCTCCCAGACGTCCTCTACTGTCATGCCGTCGGCGAGGCAGAGGATCACGTCCCTGGCGAGCTTGGGCAGGTGCTCCACGAAGCCGAGTATCGCGTCGATGCTGCGGATCTCGCGCAACGCCGGTACGACCGAGGGGTGCACGCCGAGCCGGTCGAAGTCGGCGTCGGAGACGTTGGCGAAGACCGAGGGTTCCGCAGCGGCGGTGACGGGGGCCTGGGCGGGCTGCCCGCTCAGGGTGCCGTGGAGGCTCGCTAGATTGATCAGTTCGACGCCGCCGGTGACCTTGTTGATGTCGAAGATGATGTGGGACGCGAGAGCGTAGGCGTCGTCGTGCGGCAGCACCGCGACCAGGTAGTAGATCCTGTCGGCGTAATGCATCAGGACCGCACGGAAGTTGTCGTTGATCCTGGCCGTGCGTACCCGCTTGTCCTCGGCGCCCTTCGGCGGCTTGAGGTTCAGCCCGTTGGCGTCCGGATCGCGCTGCATCTTCATGATGAACTGCAGCACCTGCGCCTGGACCGACCCGTCGAGCTTGTCGTAGTACTTGCCGAAGACGTCCGCCATGACGACCTGGGCCTTGGACATCACACATTCTCCAAACGCTCGGCCAACTCGGCCACATCAACTGTCTCGGCGTATACGACGTGCCAGCCCGCCGCTTCGAAAGCGGCGTCGCGGTGTTCGTCCGCGTCGAGGAACACCGCGATCCTGGCGTCCGGCCAGGCGAGTTCCGCCTGTTTCTGTACCCGGTCGTCGAGTTCGAAGCCGACCTCCGGGGCATCGAAGTGACGGGTGCGGGCTTCCCGACACAGGGCGAACAGAAGTTCCTCGGCCTGCGAGGAAGCCCACTCGACCGCCTCCGCCCAGGGCTCCGGCAATTGCTCGGGCAGGCCCGTGGTGGTGGGCAGCGCACCCGTGAGGAGCGCGACCGCGTGCGGGTCGAGCTGCCCGGCCGTGGACATCGCGATCTGGTGGAACGAACGCGGCAGCGCCGAACCCCGGTCGCCCGTCAGCAACTGAAGCAGGTTGGACCAGCGCAGCCAGTCGGCCCAGCGCGCACGATGGCCGGCCTCTGCGACGGCCTCGTCGCGGTCGTCCAGCACGGTGAAGGCCGACCAGGCGGACATCCCCGGCTGGCCGGTCGCGGGCTCGGGCCGCCGGTCGAGCAGTCCGATGACGCGCAGTCCGCCCAGGGTGCGGACGTCCATCGCTATGGCGTCGGCGGCGGCCGGGTTGTCGGGCGCCGGCAGTGTGTCGCCCGCCAGCACGTCCGGCAGCCGTTCTCCCACCGATCGCCGGTCGACCGGCTGCCGTGCTGCTCCGCTCCCCGCGAAGCCGCTGATCAGCGCCGCTGCCTTGCGGGACCACTTCTCCGCGTCGGGGTCGGCGAGCACCGCGAGAAGCGTCTCGATGGGGTTCCGCAGTACCGGATCCAGGGTGTCGTCGGGGCGTGGGCCGCCCGTCAGCGTCTGGTGGATCTGCCGGGCCGTTCGCAGCGCGCCCTCGCCGAGGAGCGGTTCGGCTGGGGTGCGCACCTCGCGGTCGTCTGCGGTCCCCTCCACCGCTGCCTTCCAGGCCATGACGTCCATGTGGGTGAACTGCCACACCTGCGTGCCCTCGGCCCGCAGCGCCTCGCGCTTGGCCGCGTCGTCGGCGATCCGGTTGATGCCGGTGCTGGCGTGGAAGGCGTAGCCGTCGAGGAAGATCGCGATGCGCGTCGACGGTCCGTCGATCCGGGTCAGCAGATAGTCCGGCTCACTGGGCGCGGAGTTCAACTGCCGCACGTGGTCCTGGAAGAGCCAGCGGGTGATGCTGCCGTCCGGACGGGTGAAGCGCAGCTCGTACTCCATGCCGCGCTCTCCGGCACGAGGCGTCACCGAGCCG includes the following:
- a CDS encoding UvrD-helicase domain-containing protein, which produces MSKAQVVMADVFGKYYDKLDGSVQAQVLQFIMKMQRDPDANGLNLKPPKGAEDKRVRTARINDNFRAVLMHYADRIYYLVAVLPHDDAYALASHIIFDINKVTGGVELINLASLHGTLSGQPAQAPVTAAAEPSVFANVSDADFDRLGVHPSVVPALREIRSIDAILGFVEHLPKLARDVILCLADGMTVEDVWENVSSVAATSDTVDPDDYEAANERPATKESFVVTGDVAEFGRIMSEPLSAWRIFLHPAQRALAERKTPNKGSVRVTGGPGTGKTVVALHRVKALAERLPPGQAILLTTYTTTLAELLRSLLEDLGGTQLTAKVDVRNIDKVSYGIAKEIFGAKTPKSLGDDEIRRRWEELAEEQQPHRWDARFLEAEWKQVVLAQDLRSRDEYLVAGRAGRGRRLNRPERAQVWALIEAFEHRLDAAGEVGVTQLAAQAARIASGWSDETRPYRHIVVDEAQDLHAAHWKLLRALVPVGEDDLFIVGDAHQRIYDNRTALSAHGINVRGGRSKRLTLNYRTTRQILGTSLSLLGDATFDDLDDATENLGGYRSVLGGAKPELVEYSSTTAELAGLADRVKGWLDEGLKDEEIVVTARTNKLADTAVEALNDAGIKAVKVRPRQTPAIGSGVHVMTMHRIKGLEYRAVAIFGVGADHVPQPGAVTPISEDRLQHDRDLQRERSLLFVAATRAREQLAITWAGPRSPFLEESH